Proteins found in one Pectobacterium atrosepticum genomic segment:
- a CDS encoding alpha/beta hydrolase: MRYFPMIVFSLMISASGMLPVRAQPTIPDITEQAKAQFEIRHVEVQSDAKHAYRLFIALPRQPAPEGGYPVLYMLDGNAQFPVAINSYNEKNGAAPLIVAIGYPIDKPYDVPARTRDYTPPTTLTDPDFATGGEAETFYQFLQSTVKPWVEANYAVNKQKQTFAGHSFGGLFTLYTLFNHTESFQRYVAASPSIWWGNGVVIPARTPLLATPPLSITITVGANEDEPVKTQAGKPVDEKRAERLSQRKMVERATTLAAQLNEQGTKADFILFPGKGHGDVIPDAIGKAVAIAGQ; this comes from the coding sequence ATGCGCTATTTTCCTATGATTGTATTTTCTCTGATGATATCTGCCTCTGGCATGTTGCCCGTTCGGGCACAGCCAACCATTCCTGATATTACCGAACAAGCAAAAGCTCAATTTGAGATCAGGCACGTTGAGGTGCAAAGCGATGCAAAACATGCCTATCGGCTTTTCATCGCGCTTCCCCGCCAACCCGCACCAGAAGGCGGCTATCCGGTTCTGTATATGCTGGACGGCAATGCTCAGTTTCCTGTTGCCATAAACAGCTATAACGAGAAAAATGGCGCGGCTCCGCTGATTGTCGCTATCGGTTATCCGATCGATAAGCCATACGATGTTCCCGCCAGAACACGCGACTACACACCGCCAACAACGCTCACCGACCCAGATTTTGCCACAGGCGGTGAAGCCGAGACGTTTTATCAATTCCTGCAATCCACGGTAAAACCCTGGGTTGAAGCGAACTACGCCGTCAATAAACAAAAACAAACATTTGCCGGGCACTCTTTCGGCGGTCTGTTCACGCTCTATACGCTTTTTAACCACACCGAGTCTTTCCAGCGTTATGTTGCTGCAAGTCCGTCTATCTGGTGGGGAAATGGCGTTGTTATTCCGGCAAGAACACCGTTGCTCGCTACACCGCCGCTGTCCATTACCATCACAGTAGGGGCAAATGAAGATGAACCTGTCAAAACGCAGGCGGGTAAACCCGTTGATGAAAAACGGGCAGAAAGGCTCAGTCAAAGAAAAATGGTGGAAAGAGCAACAACTCTGGCCGCACAGCTCAATGAACAAGGTACAAAAGCGGACTTTATTCTGTTCCCAGGAAAGGGCCATGGTGACGTGATTCCCGATGCCATCGGTAAAGCCGTTGCCATCGCTGGTCAATAA
- a CDS encoding NADH:flavin oxidoreductase, giving the protein MSDDILFSPFTVKGLTLPNRIVMAPMTRSMAEEGIPGPANAEYYRRRAEGGVGLILTEGTVVDRPASRNMPGIPFFHGEAALAGWDAVAKAVHAAGGRIGPQIWHTGSTHGRGWEPDAPVESPSGLVGPDEPRGVVMTEEDIADTVAAFARAAADAKRLGFDTLELHGAHGYLIDQFFWPGTNKRSDAFGGATIRERSHFAAEVIRAVRAAVGEDFPLILRVSQWKQQDYSARLATSPQEMTDWLAPLVEAGVDILHCSQRRFWDPEFPEVDGAEGLNFAGWAKKLTGAATISVGSVGLTSDFFAAFGGEGSGTAALDNLYARMEREEFDLIAVGRVLLSDAQWVQKVRTGQTDKLRGFDAADLAVLA; this is encoded by the coding sequence ATGTCTGACGATATTCTGTTTAGTCCCTTCACGGTGAAAGGGTTAACCCTTCCCAATCGCATCGTTATGGCACCCATGACGCGAAGTATGGCGGAAGAGGGGATTCCCGGCCCGGCGAATGCGGAATATTACCGGCGCCGTGCTGAAGGGGGCGTAGGACTGATTCTGACAGAGGGGACGGTGGTCGATCGTCCCGCTTCGCGCAACATGCCAGGGATTCCATTTTTCCATGGTGAGGCAGCGCTGGCAGGTTGGGATGCGGTGGCTAAAGCGGTTCATGCCGCTGGTGGTCGTATTGGCCCACAAATTTGGCATACGGGATCAACGCACGGTCGCGGCTGGGAACCTGATGCCCCCGTTGAGAGCCCTTCTGGGCTGGTTGGGCCGGATGAGCCTCGTGGTGTGGTGATGACGGAAGAAGATATTGCCGATACTGTGGCGGCTTTCGCCCGTGCAGCAGCTGATGCCAAACGGCTGGGTTTTGACACGCTGGAGCTGCATGGTGCACATGGCTACCTGATCGATCAATTCTTCTGGCCGGGTACGAATAAGCGTTCAGATGCCTTCGGTGGAGCAACGATCCGTGAGCGTTCCCACTTTGCCGCAGAGGTTATCCGCGCGGTCCGCGCCGCTGTTGGTGAAGATTTCCCGCTGATCCTGCGCGTGAGTCAGTGGAAACAGCAAGATTACAGCGCACGGCTTGCCACCTCCCCACAGGAGATGACGGACTGGCTGGCACCGCTGGTTGAGGCTGGTGTGGATATTCTCCACTGTTCCCAGCGCCGTTTCTGGGATCCGGAGTTCCCTGAGGTTGATGGGGCTGAAGGACTGAACTTCGCTGGTTGGGCGAAGAAGCTAACAGGTGCGGCGACAATCAGCGTTGGCTCGGTGGGGTTGACCTCGGATTTCTTTGCTGCGTTTGGTGGCGAAGGTTCTGGTACGGCGGCGCTGGACAATCTGTATGCGCGGATGGAGCGGGAAGAGTTTGATTTGATCGCTGTCGGCCGAGTATTGCTCTCTGATGCGCAATGGGTGCAAAAAGTGCGTACTGGACAGACTGATAAATTACGCGGTTTTGATGCAGCGGATTTAGCCGTGCTGGCGTGA
- a CDS encoding glutamate--tRNA ligase, with translation MKIKTRFAPSPTGYLHVGGARTALYSWLFARHQDGEFVLRIEDTDLERSTQDAIDAIMDGMNWLSLNWDEGPYYQTKRFDRYNAVIDQMLENGTAYKCYCSKERLEALREQQMEKGDKPRYDGHCRGSHEHHADNEPHVVRFLNPQEGSVIFNDRIRGPIEFSNQELDDLIIRRTDGSPTYNFCVVIDDWDMEITHVIRGEDHINNTPRQINILKALGAPVPEYAHVSMILGDDGKKLSKRHGAVGVMQYRDDGYLPEALLNYLVRLGWSSGDQEIFSIDEMKSLFSLDAVNKSASAFNTEKLQWLNHHYINHLPAEYVATHLSWHIEQAGLDTRTGPQLSELVGLLGERCKTLKEMADSCRYFYEDFAEFDADAAKKHLRPVARQPLELVREKLAAITSWTAENIHHAIQGTADELGQGMGKVGMPLRVAVTGAGQSPGVDVTVHAIGQQRSLARIDKALAFIAERETQQ, from the coding sequence ATGAAAATCAAAACCCGTTTCGCCCCTAGTCCTACTGGCTATCTTCACGTCGGCGGCGCTCGTACCGCACTGTACTCTTGGCTGTTTGCTCGTCATCAGGATGGCGAGTTCGTGCTGCGTATTGAAGATACCGATCTGGAGCGTTCAACTCAGGACGCGATTGATGCCATTATGGATGGTATGAACTGGCTGAGCCTGAACTGGGATGAAGGCCCGTACTACCAGACTAAACGTTTTGACCGTTACAACGCCGTCATCGATCAGATGTTGGAAAATGGTACCGCATATAAGTGCTACTGTTCGAAAGAACGTCTGGAAGCGTTGCGCGAGCAGCAGATGGAAAAGGGTGATAAGCCCCGCTACGACGGGCATTGCCGTGGTTCTCACGAGCATCATGCTGATAATGAACCGCACGTTGTCCGTTTCCTTAACCCGCAGGAAGGCTCTGTCATCTTCAATGACCGCATTCGCGGGCCAATCGAATTCAGCAATCAGGAACTCGACGACCTGATCATCCGCCGTACTGACGGTTCACCGACCTACAACTTCTGTGTCGTTATCGATGATTGGGATATGGAAATTACGCACGTTATTCGTGGTGAAGACCATATCAACAACACGCCGCGTCAGATCAACATCCTGAAAGCGCTGGGTGCACCGGTACCGGAATATGCGCATGTGTCGATGATTCTGGGCGATGACGGTAAGAAATTGTCCAAGCGTCACGGTGCTGTCGGTGTGATGCAATACCGCGATGATGGCTATCTGCCGGAAGCACTGCTGAACTATCTGGTGCGTTTAGGCTGGTCATCTGGCGATCAGGAAATCTTCTCTATCGATGAGATGAAGTCTCTGTTCTCACTGGATGCCGTCAATAAATCCGCGAGCGCTTTCAATACTGAGAAACTGCAATGGTTGAACCATCACTATATTAACCATCTGCCAGCAGAATACGTGGCAACGCATCTGTCATGGCATATTGAGCAGGCTGGGCTTGATACACGCACCGGCCCGCAATTGAGCGAACTGGTCGGCCTGTTGGGCGAACGTTGTAAGACGCTGAAAGAAATGGCGGACTCTTGCCGTTATTTCTATGAAGATTTTGCTGAGTTTGATGCGGATGCCGCGAAGAAACATCTGCGTCCGGTTGCGCGTCAGCCGCTTGAGCTGGTACGTGAAAAACTTGCAGCGATTACTAGCTGGACGGCAGAGAACATCCACCACGCCATTCAGGGTACGGCGGACGAGCTGGGTCAGGGTATGGGCAAGGTTGGTATGCCGCTACGCGTTGCAGTAACGGGCGCTGGCCAGTCTCCGGGCGTTGACGTTACCGTACACGCGATTGGTCAACAGCGTTCGTTGGCGCGGATTGATAAAGCGCTGGCGTTCATTGCTGAGCGTGAAACCCAACAGTAA
- a CDS encoding DoxX family protein → MISQLNQWFTRLTDHPDAGKLLLRLTVGILLLFHGVAKVEHGVGWIVQMLQGAGLPSFIAYGVYVGEVVAPILIILGVFTRISGLIAALTLVVATLMVGTGKFFTLTNVGAWALEVEALYFFAGIIIMLVGSGRYSVASNPAYR, encoded by the coding sequence ATGATTTCTCAGTTGAATCAGTGGTTCACGCGTTTAACCGATCACCCCGATGCAGGTAAACTTTTACTGCGTTTAACCGTGGGTATTCTGCTGCTGTTTCACGGCGTAGCAAAAGTTGAGCACGGCGTAGGCTGGATCGTACAGATGCTGCAAGGCGCAGGCCTGCCAAGTTTCATCGCTTATGGCGTTTATGTAGGTGAAGTGGTTGCGCCGATTCTGATTATTCTGGGCGTGTTTACCCGTATTTCTGGCCTGATCGCCGCGCTGACGCTGGTTGTCGCTACGCTAATGGTGGGCACCGGTAAATTCTTCACGCTGACCAATGTCGGCGCATGGGCACTGGAAGTAGAAGCACTCTATTTCTTTGCTGGCATTATCATCATGTTGGTTGGCAGCGGCCGTTACTCTGTTGCCTCTAACCCCGCTTATCGTTAA
- a CDS encoding aldo/keto reductase — MKYTTFGRNTGLRVSELALGTGNFGTGWGYGSEKEQAKQVFDRYANAGGNFIDTADAYQFGQSEQMVGEFIAADRDHFVVATKYTLSAMPDAGISRTGNSRKNMISSVENSLKRLQTDRIDVLWAHFDDQLTPLEEVVRAFDDLIRAGKIQYAGFSNFPAWRIARADTMAELRGWSRIAGIQVEYSLVQRTAERELLPMAEAMGLAATLWSPLGGGLLTGKYRQSKEGRLIGFGGRLVHTEQDTTLLDEVFRIANDVNVMPIQIAIAWLRYKSARSSTSLIPILGSRTLAQLDDTLLALDVTLSEDQVARLDEVSAISLGTPHDQIAGTLPRALGGDSAHIITPWPPRA; from the coding sequence ATGAAATACACAACTTTTGGACGTAATACGGGCTTACGCGTCTCTGAACTGGCTCTCGGAACAGGAAATTTTGGCACTGGTTGGGGCTACGGTTCTGAAAAAGAACAGGCTAAACAGGTATTTGATCGTTATGCCAATGCTGGCGGCAACTTTATCGATACGGCAGATGCTTATCAATTCGGCCAATCTGAGCAGATGGTCGGAGAATTCATTGCCGCAGACCGCGATCATTTTGTCGTAGCGACGAAATACACCTTAAGCGCCATGCCGGATGCCGGAATTTCACGAACCGGCAATAGCCGTAAAAATATGATCTCATCGGTAGAAAACAGCCTTAAGCGACTACAAACCGATCGTATTGATGTGCTGTGGGCGCACTTTGATGACCAATTAACCCCGCTTGAAGAGGTTGTTCGCGCATTTGACGATCTCATTCGAGCAGGGAAAATCCAGTACGCAGGCTTCTCTAATTTCCCAGCCTGGCGTATTGCCCGAGCGGACACCATGGCGGAACTGCGCGGCTGGTCGCGAATTGCCGGTATTCAGGTGGAATACAGTCTGGTGCAGCGCACAGCAGAACGAGAACTGCTGCCGATGGCAGAAGCAATGGGGTTAGCAGCAACGCTTTGGTCTCCTCTGGGTGGCGGCCTGCTAACGGGAAAATACCGTCAAAGTAAAGAAGGTCGTCTGATCGGTTTTGGCGGAAGATTAGTGCACACCGAGCAAGACACGACCTTGCTGGATGAGGTATTTCGCATTGCAAACGACGTAAACGTCATGCCAATACAGATTGCAATCGCTTGGTTAAGATATAAATCCGCACGCTCCAGCACCAGCCTGATCCCCATTCTGGGTTCCCGCACTCTGGCGCAGTTGGATGATACGCTACTCGCATTAGATGTGACGTTAAGCGAAGATCAGGTCGCGCGACTGGATGAAGTCAGTGCTATTTCGCTGGGAACGCCGCACGATCAGATCGCGGGGACATTGCCACGGGCTCTGGGAGGCGACAGCGCTCATATCATTACGCCGTGGCCACCACGAGCCTGA
- a CDS encoding uracil-DNA glycosylase: protein MATSLTWHDVLAQEKQQSYFINTLEFVGKERSAGKTIYPPQKDVFNAFRFTELHQVKVVILGQDPYHGPNQAHGLSFSVRPGVPAPPSLGNIYKELASDIPGFEIPRHGFLQSWAEQGVLLLNTVLTVEAGQAHSHANLGWETFTDRVIAALNEQREGLVFLLWGSHAQKKGNIIDPQRHHVLKSPHPSPLSAHRGFLGCKHFSQANQLLEQQGLSAIDWTPRLPEEA from the coding sequence ATGGCGACCTCTCTCACCTGGCATGACGTACTGGCACAAGAAAAGCAGCAGTCTTACTTCATCAATACCCTTGAATTCGTTGGGAAGGAACGGTCTGCGGGTAAGACGATCTATCCTCCGCAGAAAGATGTTTTTAATGCGTTCCGCTTCACTGAGCTGCATCAGGTCAAAGTCGTCATTCTGGGGCAAGACCCTTATCACGGCCCGAATCAAGCACACGGGCTGTCATTTTCTGTACGTCCGGGCGTCCCCGCTCCGCCTTCTCTGGGCAATATTTATAAAGAACTGGCGAGCGACATCCCTGGATTTGAAATTCCACGACACGGTTTTCTGCAAAGCTGGGCGGAGCAAGGGGTTTTACTGCTAAACACGGTATTGACCGTTGAAGCCGGGCAAGCGCACTCGCATGCCAATCTGGGCTGGGAAACCTTTACTGACCGCGTTATTGCGGCATTGAATGAACAACGGGAAGGTCTAGTCTTTCTCTTGTGGGGATCGCATGCACAGAAAAAAGGCAACATCATTGACCCACAGCGTCACCATGTTCTGAAATCGCCGCACCCTTCCCCACTGTCTGCACATCGTGGTTTCTTGGGCTGCAAGCATTTTTCACAAGCTAACCAGCTTCTGGAACAGCAAGGTTTGTCGGCAATAGACTGGACGCCAAGGCTCCCAGAAGAGGCCTAA
- a CDS encoding TetR family transcriptional regulator, with protein MARVSKQQMERNREEIIQVSSQLFRERGLNGVSVNDLMAAAGLTHGGFYGHFASKDELAAIASRKAFEDSGSRWQEISRQPNHHDLQTLVEHYLSPNHRDGAKDGCAITALASDIARESEGKPVREVYLSGVRAMLDRLESLSAIEDKEQRRLHALAQFALLSGALTLARATAGDPLSDDFLKAAKKALLGEA; from the coding sequence ATGGCCCGTGTATCAAAACAGCAGATGGAGCGTAACCGAGAGGAAATTATCCAAGTTTCTTCACAGCTCTTTCGTGAACGAGGCCTGAACGGCGTCAGCGTGAACGACTTGATGGCCGCGGCTGGATTAACCCACGGAGGCTTTTATGGTCATTTTGCTTCTAAAGATGAACTTGCCGCTATCGCCAGCCGTAAAGCGTTTGAAGATTCGGGTTCCCGCTGGCAAGAAATAAGCCGTCAGCCAAATCATCATGACCTGCAAACGCTGGTAGAACATTATCTCTCCCCCAACCACCGTGATGGCGCCAAAGATGGCTGCGCGATCACCGCGTTAGCCAGCGACATCGCTAGGGAAAGTGAAGGCAAGCCAGTACGTGAGGTTTATCTCAGCGGCGTCAGAGCCATGCTCGACAGGCTGGAGTCCCTCTCAGCGATAGAAGATAAAGAACAGCGTAGGCTACATGCTCTGGCGCAATTCGCACTGCTGTCCGGCGCACTAACCTTAGCGCGCGCAACAGCTGGCGATCCCTTATCGGACGACTTTCTTAAGGCCGCTAAAAAAGCACTGCTTGGCGAAGCATAA
- a CDS encoding sulfate ABC transporter substrate-binding protein, which yields MSIRRLGLSVATAALLFSGVASAATELLNVSYDPTRELYQQYNSAFIKHWKATTGEDITIKNSHGGSGKQARSVIDGLQADVVTLALAGDIDALNLNQPLIDPKWQARLPDNSTPYTSTIVFLVRKGNPKQIKDWNDLVKPGVEVITPNPKTSGGARWNFLAAWAYAKAQPGGNEETALKFVTELYRHAPVLDTGARGATISFVQRQLGDVLLAWENEAYLSLKEQGGDQLEIVTPSLSILAEPPVAVVDKVVERKGTQKQAEAYLQYLYSDEAQRIIGKNFYRPRNAKIAEEFKDQFAPVNLVTIDKDFGGWKAAQDKFFNDGGVFDKIFKEINK from the coding sequence ATGTCAATACGTCGTCTGGGGTTATCTGTTGCTACGGCAGCGCTGTTGTTCTCTGGTGTGGCCTCGGCGGCTACCGAATTATTAAACGTGTCTTACGATCCGACGCGTGAGCTGTATCAGCAATACAATTCAGCGTTTATTAAGCATTGGAAAGCGACCACGGGTGAAGATATCACTATCAAAAACTCGCACGGTGGTTCTGGAAAGCAGGCGCGTTCGGTCATTGATGGCTTGCAGGCTGATGTGGTTACGCTGGCGCTGGCGGGTGACATTGACGCATTAAACCTGAACCAACCACTGATCGATCCTAAGTGGCAGGCGCGTTTGCCTGATAACAGCACCCCTTACACTTCCACCATCGTTTTTCTGGTGCGTAAAGGTAATCCGAAGCAAATCAAAGACTGGAACGATCTGGTGAAACCGGGCGTTGAAGTGATCACGCCAAACCCGAAAACGTCCGGTGGAGCACGTTGGAACTTCCTCGCTGCATGGGCTTATGCCAAAGCGCAACCGGGCGGCAATGAAGAAACCGCACTGAAATTTGTCACCGAATTGTATCGTCACGCTCCAGTACTGGATACCGGTGCGCGTGGCGCGACCATTAGCTTTGTACAACGTCAGCTGGGCGATGTGCTGCTGGCATGGGAAAACGAAGCTTACCTGTCTCTGAAAGAGCAGGGCGGCGATCAGCTTGAGATCGTCACGCCGTCCTTGTCGATTTTGGCCGAACCGCCAGTCGCTGTTGTCGACAAAGTGGTCGAGCGCAAAGGGACGCAGAAACAGGCTGAAGCTTATCTGCAATACCTCTATAGCGACGAAGCACAACGTATTATCGGTAAAAACTTCTACCGTCCACGTAACGCTAAGATTGCCGAAGAGTTTAAAGATCAGTTTGCACCGGTGAACCTGGTTACGATCGATAAGGATTTCGGCGGCTGGAAAGCGGCACAGGACAAATTCTTTAACGATGGCGGCGTGTTCGACAAAATCTTTAAAGAGATCAATAAGTAA
- a CDS encoding sulfate ABC transporter ATP-binding protein, whose amino-acid sequence MSIEIRNINKQFGQFRALNEINLSIHSGELVALLGPSGCGKTTLLRIIAGLEQPDSGSIIFHGQDVSVHDVRKRNVGFVFQHYALFRHMTVFDNVAFGLRMKPKNIRPSKSDIEKKVHELLNLVQLDWLGDRYPEQLSGGQRQRIALARALIVEPSILLLDEPFGALDAKVRKELRRWLSQLHEDIDLTSVFVTHDQEEAMEVADRIVLMNKGVIEQIGTPAEVYNHPASEFVYHFLGDSNRLKVAQTEETILFRPHEVSLSVQAQDGYQAVTVRDIRPLGALTRLSLKLGEQSELIEAEVAKDDVSLEGLQKGDVIQFKPKRYNHDWEI is encoded by the coding sequence ATGAGCATTGAGATTCGCAATATTAATAAACAATTTGGCCAGTTTCGGGCGCTGAACGAGATTAATTTGTCGATCCACAGCGGCGAGCTGGTGGCGCTGCTGGGGCCATCGGGCTGTGGTAAGACGACGTTGCTACGTATTATCGCCGGGCTGGAGCAACCGGATAGCGGCAGTATTATCTTTCACGGTCAGGATGTGTCCGTCCACGATGTGCGTAAACGCAATGTGGGATTTGTATTCCAGCACTATGCGCTGTTCCGCCACATGACGGTGTTCGATAACGTCGCGTTTGGGTTGCGAATGAAGCCGAAAAATATCCGCCCGTCAAAGAGTGATATCGAAAAGAAAGTGCATGAATTGCTGAATCTGGTGCAATTGGACTGGCTAGGGGATCGCTATCCTGAACAGCTTTCCGGCGGCCAGCGTCAGCGTATTGCGCTGGCACGTGCGTTGATTGTTGAACCGAGCATTCTGCTGTTGGATGAACCTTTTGGGGCACTGGATGCCAAGGTACGTAAAGAGCTGCGTCGCTGGTTATCTCAGTTGCATGAAGATATCGATCTGACATCGGTATTTGTGACACACGATCAGGAAGAGGCGATGGAAGTGGCCGACCGTATCGTGCTGATGAATAAAGGCGTAATTGAGCAAATTGGTACGCCTGCGGAAGTGTATAACCATCCTGCCAGCGAATTTGTTTATCATTTCCTTGGCGATAGTAACCGGCTGAAAGTAGCGCAAACGGAAGAAACCATTCTGTTCCGTCCGCATGAAGTGTCGTTGTCTGTTCAAGCTCAGGATGGCTATCAGGCGGTGACGGTTCGCGATATTCGCCCGCTAGGAGCTTTGACGCGCCTGTCGTTGAAATTGGGTGAGCAGTCAGAGCTAATTGAAGCCGAAGTTGCAAAAGACGATGTGAGTCTGGAAGGGTTGCAGAAAGGTGACGTTATTCAGTTCAAGCCTAAGCGCTATAATCACGATTGGGAAATCTGA
- the cysT gene encoding sulfate ABC transporter permease subunit CysT, whose product MSQRSPSVIPGFGLTLGFSLSYLGLVVLIPLAGMFLYASQLTFGQFWDLITSRQVLFSLRLSFGTALAAAFINGILGTLLAWVLVRYTFPGRKVIDAMIDMPFALPTAVAGIALTALYAPNGLIGSLFPFKIAYTSIGITLALIFVTLPFVVRTVQPVLADIPKEVEEAAACLGARPLQVFRHVLLPALLPAWLTGFALAFARGVGEYGSVVFIAGNIPFKTEILPLLIVSKLDQYDYKGATGIGVFMLLVSFIMLLLINVLQRRIQPKL is encoded by the coding sequence ATGTCACAGCGTTCTCCCTCAGTGATTCCCGGTTTCGGGCTAACGTTAGGGTTTAGCCTGAGCTATTTAGGATTAGTTGTCCTCATTCCATTGGCAGGAATGTTTTTGTATGCAAGCCAATTAACGTTCGGCCAGTTTTGGGATCTGATCACCAGCCGTCAGGTGCTTTTTTCTCTTCGGCTTTCGTTTGGTACGGCACTGGCAGCCGCTTTTATTAACGGCATTCTTGGGACGCTGCTGGCGTGGGTGCTCGTTCGCTATACTTTCCCCGGCCGTAAAGTGATCGACGCCATGATCGACATGCCCTTTGCGCTGCCAACCGCCGTGGCGGGGATTGCTCTGACAGCGTTGTATGCGCCGAATGGCCTGATTGGTTCGCTGTTTCCGTTCAAAATTGCCTATACCAGCATTGGTATCACGCTGGCGCTGATCTTCGTCACGCTGCCTTTCGTGGTCAGAACGGTGCAACCGGTGTTAGCTGATATTCCCAAAGAAGTGGAAGAGGCGGCCGCCTGCCTTGGCGCACGTCCGCTTCAGGTTTTCCGCCATGTATTACTTCCCGCGCTGTTACCCGCATGGCTAACTGGTTTTGCTTTGGCCTTTGCCCGCGGCGTAGGGGAATACGGTTCTGTGGTGTTTATCGCGGGAAATATCCCCTTTAAAACGGAAATCCTGCCGCTGCTGATTGTCTCCAAGCTCGATCAGTATGACTACAAGGGGGCAACCGGGATCGGCGTGTTCATGCTGCTGGTTTCTTTCATTATGCTGCTGCTGATTAACGTGTTGCAGCGTCGCATTCAACCGAAACTGTAA
- the cysW gene encoding sulfate ABC transporter permease subunit CysW, protein MEQVISAQASAAKRKKQPAAYYILVSLAWVVFFLILVLPLMMVVTQGLDKGVGAFWDAISEPDAISALKLTLLATVISVPLNVVFGLATAWCVTKFEFRGKSFLLALIDLPFSVSPVVAGLVYVLLFGAQSKIHPFLLEHDLQIVYAVPGIVLATIFVTLPYVARELIPLMEEQGSQEEEAARLLGANGWQMFWHITLPNVKWALIYGVVLCTARAMGEFGAVSVISGHIRGLTNTLPLHIEILYNEYNIVAAFSVAILLLMMSLVVLLLRQWSEERLTKQIQKQQELAKNEH, encoded by the coding sequence ATGGAACAGGTTATTTCCGCTCAGGCCAGTGCGGCTAAAAGAAAAAAACAGCCCGCAGCCTATTACATTCTAGTTTCACTGGCGTGGGTCGTCTTTTTCCTGATTCTGGTGCTGCCGCTGATGATGGTAGTGACTCAGGGTCTGGATAAAGGTGTTGGCGCATTTTGGGACGCGATTAGCGAACCGGATGCGATCTCTGCGCTTAAGCTGACGTTACTCGCGACTGTCATTTCCGTGCCGTTAAACGTCGTGTTCGGACTGGCGACGGCGTGGTGTGTGACGAAATTCGAATTTCGTGGCAAGAGTTTTCTGCTGGCGCTGATCGATTTGCCATTTTCAGTATCACCCGTTGTTGCGGGGCTGGTGTATGTGCTGCTGTTTGGGGCGCAAAGCAAAATTCATCCCTTCCTGCTCGAACACGATCTGCAAATTGTTTACGCCGTGCCGGGTATTGTTCTGGCGACGATTTTCGTGACATTGCCTTACGTTGCCCGTGAGCTGATTCCGCTGATGGAAGAGCAGGGCTCGCAGGAAGAGGAAGCTGCACGGTTGCTGGGGGCGAACGGCTGGCAAATGTTCTGGCACATTACGCTGCCGAATGTGAAGTGGGCACTGATTTACGGCGTGGTGCTGTGTACCGCGCGCGCGATGGGGGAATTTGGCGCAGTTTCCGTCATTTCTGGCCATATTCGCGGCCTGACTAACACACTGCCGCTGCATATCGAAATTCTTTATAACGAGTACAACATCGTTGCTGCCTTCAGCGTGGCGATTCTGCTGCTGATGATGTCGCTGGTGGTACTGTTATTGCGCCAGTGGAGCGAAGAGCGATTGACGAAGCAAATACAGAAACAACAGGAGTTGGCCAAAAATGAGCATTGA